In the Bacteroidales bacterium genome, GTTTTGCCAACTGATATCCAGTTGGCCAGGATCTTCAAGGTACTGGCTGTATAATTTTTCTATGGTATTTATATCGGTATTTCCCAGAAATGTAAATGTATCCATGTACAGAAATTTTTTTACCTTTGGGTTACATTAAACAATAATGACAACGTACACCCTGTCAATGTTTCAAACCGGTTTGCCGGCGACAGGATAAATATTGTCGCTTGCTTTGAATATTGAACAAAAAGGGAGATATGAATGTTTGAGATTTATTCTAGAATAATTCGGGTTAAAAGTGTTTGAAGTTATCTATGTTTAAAAATATAAAGGTGTATTATGAAAGTTGGTTTATTAAAGGAAACCGGGGACGATCTCAGGGTAGCTCTTTTGACCGATAATGTCCGGGAGCTTGTAAAAATGAATCTTACCCTGCTGGTGCAAAGCGGAGCGGGTGAGGGTGCTTTTGTCAGTGACAATGATTACAGCGATGCCGGGGCAGAAATTAAGAACTTTGATGAAGTGATTAGTCAGGCCGATATGCTACTTAGGATCAATCCCTTTTCAGAACAGGAAATGTCAGGGATTGATGAAGGAAAGGTTTTGGTATCTCTGTTCAATCCGCTGATGAATAAGGCGCTTTTGGAGTATGCCGCATCCCGAAACGTGACCACGTTCAGCCTGGATAGCATTCCCAGGATAACGAGGGCACAGTCCATGGATGTTTTATCTTCAATGGCTACCATTGCAGGCTATAAAGCTGTAGTGGATGCAGCTATGAATCTGCCCAAGTTTTTCCCTATGTTTATGACCGCTGCAGGTACCATCAAACCGGCAAAAGTATTGGTACTGGGTGCAGGGGTGGCCGGATTACAGGCGATTGCAACCGGAAGAAGGCTGGGCGGGGTGCTTGAGGCTTTTGATGTAAGAAGCGAAGTAAAGGAAGAGGTACAAAGTTTGGGAGCCAAATTTATTGAAGTCGAAGGTGCTCAGGAAGCTGCAGATGCCGGAGGATATGCGGTGGAACAGACTGAGGACTATAAACAAAAACAAAGGCAACTGGTTCATGATCATGCCATAAAATCTGATGTTATCATTACAACTGCCCAGATACCGGGAAAAAAAGCACCTCTTCTTGTTCACAAAGAGACGGTGGAACAAATGAAACCCGGTTCGGTAATTGTTGATCTTGCCGCTTCATCGGGAGGCAATTGTGAGCTTACGGAGAATGATACAATGGTTGTGAAGCATCAGGTAAAGATCATCGGTAAATCAGATTATCCCAATGATATGCCGGTTGATGCCAGCAAAATGTTTGGCAACAATCTCACCGATTTTTTGAAAGTGATGTTTTCAAATGAAGGCGAGTTCAACTTGAATTTTGAGGACAACATCCTTAAAGAAACCTGCTTTACCCATGAAGGGGAAATAGTAAATGAGCGATTGAAAACTGTTAAAAAATAATGAGTTTATGGAAGAAATACTGGTCTTTTTTTACACTTACAAGGAGTCCGTTTTTGTTATTGCTTTGGCGATTTTTCTTGGATTTGAAGTAATCTCTAANNNNNNNNNNNNNNNNNNNNNNNNNNNNNNNNNNNNNNNNNNNNNNNNNNNNNNNNNNNNNNNNNNNNNNNNNNNNNNNNNNNNNNNNNNNNNNNNNNNNNNNNNNNNNNNNNNNNNNNNNNNNNNNNNNNNNNNNNNNNNNNNNNNNNNNNNNNNNNNNNNNNNNNNNNNNNNNNNNNNNNNNNNNNNNNNNNNNNNNNNNNNNNNNNNNNNNNNNNNNNNNNNNNNNNNNNNNNNNNNNNNNNNNNNNNNNNNNNNNNNNNNNNNNNNNNNNNNNNNNNNNNNNNNNNNNNNNNNNNNNNNNNNNNNNNNNNNNNNNNNNNNNNNNNNNNNNNNNNNNNNNNNNNNNNNNNNNNNNNNNNNNNNNNNNNNNNNNNNNNNNNNNNNNNNNNNNNNNNNNNNNNNNNNNNNNNNNNNNNNNNNNNNNNNNNNNNNNNNNNNNNNNNNNNNNNNNNNNNNNNNNNNNNNNNNNNNNNNNNNNNNNNNNNNNNNNNNNNNNNNNNNNNNNNNNNNNNNNNNNNNNNNNNNNNNNNNNNNNNNNCAACTGGTGTCGCTGTTTAACGCTACCGGAGGTATTGCTTCTGCCCTTGTGGCACTGATGGAATATCCTGCAGTATCTACCGCGGGAATATTGATCGTAACCCTACTTGGTTTAACCATAGGAAGCATTTCCTTTAGCGGCAGCCTGATCGCTTATGGTAAACTTGACGGAAAAGTCGGGGACATTTTCTCTCCGGTCATGAAATATGTGAATATCATTTTATTGGCAGTGGTGCTTGGATTGTTGGTATATCTGGCCTCTATGGGAAGTGACACAGCCAGCGCCCTGATATATGGGTTGTTTGTTATATCTCTGGTATATGGAGTGTTGTTTGTCATGCCCATTGGAGGAGCGGATATGCCGGTAGTGATTTCACTGCTGAATTCTTTTACTGGTATTGCCGCAGCTATGGCCGGTTTCATTTACGGGAACCAGGCTATGATCCTTGGAGGTATTTTTGTCGGGGCAGCCGGATCAATACTTACTGTGCTGATGTGTAAAGCC is a window encoding:
- a CDS encoding Re/Si-specific NAD(P)(+) transhydrogenase subunit alpha, which gives rise to MKVGLLKETGDDLRVALLTDNVRELVKMNLTLLVQSGAGEGAFVSDNDYSDAGAEIKNFDEVISQADMLLRINPFSEQEMSGIDEGKVLVSLFNPLMNKALLEYAASRNVTTFSLDSIPRITRAQSMDVLSSMATIAGYKAVVDAAMNLPKFFPMFMTAAGTIKPAKVLVLGAGVAGLQAIATGRRLGGVLEAFDVRSEVKEEVQSLGAKFIEVEGAQEAADAGGYAVEQTEDYKQKQRQLVHDHAIKSDVIITTAQIPGKKAPLLVHKETVEQMKPGSVIVDLAASSGGNCELTENDTMVVKHQVKIIGKSDYPNDMPVDASKMFGNNLTDFLKVMFSNEGEFNLNFEDNILKETCFTHEGEIVNERLKTVKK